The region TTCAACGGCACGACGTCCACGACGTTCTCACCGGGCACCTCAATGACGCGTGCGATGTACGTGCAGGTACTGGCCAATCTGGAGAACGTAAACCGCTCCGGCTACACGAATTCCCGCTTTAGCGACGTGCCGGATGGGCAGTGGTACACGGCGGCAATCGAGTGGGCGGCCGAAAGCGGCATAGTCAACGGTATAAACGCAGACCTGTTTGAACCCCATTCCCCGATGACACGCGAGCAGATGCTGGTGATGCTGTACAATTACATGAAGTACAAGGGCTATGAGATACCTGAAAGCCAATCTAAGTCTTTCGCGGACGAGAGTCAGATCAGCCCATGGGCGTTGAAGGCTGTTCAGGCACAGCAGGGCATCGGAATTGTATCAGGCAAGCCGAACAACTTCTTTGCCCCCCAAGCCACCGCCACCCGCGCTGAAGTAACTGCTATCTTTATAAAGTTCATCGAATATCTCGCTAAGTAAAAGCGTAATCAGAAACATGCGGACCCTTTCGGCTGGGCAAGATCCAGCCGGAAGGGTCTCTTTTCAGTAATCCTGACTACAAGAGAAGGGAAAGCGTCGATATGTGGCGAAAATACCTAAAGAAGTAAAAAAATCTCACAGGAAAGGAGACCGCATGTTCATTGTTAATAAAGAACATTATGACCAGCATGAGCTGGAACGTCGAATAAACGCGATATACGCATTATTGGGTTCCTCGGTTTGGAAGGAACGGCGGACAGCTGTATGCATGAAGGAGCCGGCGAATATTCTGGCCGCCACGGAGCTGATTATTAGGAATGAGGGCTCGGTGCTTCTGATCAATGGCGATACCCCGATTGAAAGCGCTCTCCGTCAAGCCGAAGACGCAGGCTGTACGGGTCTGCTAATTGACACAGGAGGCAGCGCCGTCTTTCACCCTCTACACTCACGCCTGGATCGGATGAATGGGGAGCCGTCCTTGCTTCAATTCAGCTCCGGCACGACCGGCGCTCCCAAGCTGGTTGAACGGTCTTGGTCTCATGTGCAAATGGAAATCGAGGCCTACAACAAGCTGCTGCCCTGCAGCGGGGAGGATCAACCGATCATTCTGGTGCCCGTGTCCCATTCCTTCGGATTAATTACAGGCACGCTTTCCGCACTTAAGCGCTCCGTCAAACCGGTTATCGTGACGGACAAGAACCCTAAGTTCGCCCTGCATCTCATGCAGCAGCATGATCGCCATGTGGTGTATGCGGTGCCCTTCCTCTTTCAAATTCTGCTCAGCCTCATGAGAGAGAAGGTGCTGCTTAGAAAGATGGTATCCTCTGGTTCCCCGATGTCTGCAGAACTGCTGAACAGGCTTGCGGGTGCAGGGGTGGAGGTGATCCAGCAAT is a window of Paenibacillus sp. FSL H3-0469 DNA encoding:
- a CDS encoding AMP-binding protein, with amino-acid sequence MFIVNKEHYDQHELERRINAIYALLGSSVWKERRTAVCMKEPANILAATELIIRNEGSVLLINGDTPIESALRQAEDAGCTGLLIDTGGSAVFHPLHSRLDRMNGEPSLLQFSSGTTGAPKLVERSWSHVQMEIEAYNKLLPCSGEDQPIILVPVSHSFGLITGTLSALKRSVKPVIVTDKNPKFALHLMQQHDRHVVYAVPFLFQILLSLMREKVLLRKMVSSGSPMSAELLNRLAGAGVEVIQQYGCSEAGCISLGDRPSDPTDAGMLLEHMAMERAGTRDRPDEIIIVTGGRRIPTGDMGYWLSGRLHVQCRMDDLINVSGLKVAPSEVEDIIRRLDGVQEAVVHKAPHPVWGEAVKARIVRKGDALSQEDVKRWCARFLPAYKVPGFIAFTEDIPKTGTGKVMRKQLVEEEYGIHG